In Clostridium sp. DL-VIII, the following proteins share a genomic window:
- the ilvC gene encoding ketol-acid reductoisomerase — translation MPKMYYEKDTDLNLLKGKKVAVIGYGSQGHAHALNLHESGVDVVVGLYNGSKSWEKAEAAGLKVATVAEAAKAADLVMVLLPDEKQAKIYNEEIAPNLEEGNALVFAHGFNIHFGQIKPPAYVDVFMVAPKGPGHLVRRTYTEGAGVPCLIAVHQDASGKAQQYALAYANGIGGARAGVLETTFKDETETDLFGEQAVLCGGVSELIKAGFETLVEAGYAPENAYFECMHEMKLIVDLLYQGGLSMMRYSISDTAEYGDYQIGKRIITDDTKKEMKKVLTEIQDGTFAKNWLLENQTNRPGFNARRRMEAEHPIEKVGKELRGMMSWIDTAKVD, via the coding sequence ATGCCAAAAATGTATTATGAAAAAGACACAGATTTAAATTTATTAAAAGGAAAGAAGGTTGCTGTAATAGGTTATGGTAGCCAAGGTCATGCTCATGCACTAAACTTACACGAAAGTGGAGTAGATGTTGTAGTTGGATTGTACAATGGAAGTAAGTCTTGGGAAAAGGCTGAAGCAGCTGGATTAAAAGTTGCAACTGTTGCAGAAGCAGCAAAAGCAGCTGATTTAGTAATGGTATTATTACCAGATGAAAAACAAGCTAAAATATATAATGAAGAAATTGCTCCAAATTTAGAAGAAGGAAACGCATTAGTATTTGCTCATGGATTTAACATTCATTTTGGTCAAATTAAGCCACCAGCATATGTTGATGTATTCATGGTTGCACCTAAAGGACCAGGACATCTAGTAAGAAGAACATATACAGAAGGTGCTGGGGTACCATGCTTAATAGCTGTACATCAAGATGCTTCTGGAAAGGCACAACAATATGCTTTAGCTTATGCAAATGGAATTGGAGGAGCAAGAGCTGGTGTTCTTGAAACAACTTTCAAAGACGAAACAGAAACAGATTTATTTGGAGAACAAGCAGTACTTTGTGGTGGAGTTTCAGAGCTTATTAAGGCTGGATTTGAAACTTTAGTAGAAGCTGGATATGCACCAGAAAATGCTTATTTTGAATGTATGCATGAAATGAAGTTAATCGTTGATTTATTATATCAAGGTGGATTAAGCATGATGAGATATTCAATTTCAGATACTGCTGAATATGGAGATTATCAAATCGGTAAGAGAATAATCACTGATGATACAAAGAAAGAAATGAAAAAGGTTCTTACTGAAATTCAAGATGGTACATTTGCTAAGAACTGGTTATTAGAAAACCAAACAAATAGACCAGGATTTAATGCAAGAAGAAGAATGGAAGCAGAGCATCCAATTGAAAAAGTAGGTAAAGAATTAAGAGGCATGATGAGCTGGATTGATACAGCTAAAGTTGATTAA
- a CDS encoding sigma 54-interacting transcriptional regulator: MQRLIELINSEDKKNPYTDQELAGFLSIPRLKVIQMRNELNIPDSRDRRKELLLADLRDILQKNMSLSERKVTELMVKRGYNISRSIISKNIKEVIQEFKGENSCVIAEEENIIVSDESEDKSEEGFEKLIGYRGSLKNKIDLAKAAILYPPNGLHTLIYGGSGVGKSELAECMYEFATSSGAKPKNAPFIIFNCADYAENPNLLIAQLFGVIKGAYTGANADKEGLVERANGGILFLDEIHRLPSEGQEILFYLIDKGKYRRLGETNVEREVNVLILAATTENPESNLLLTFRRRIPMLIELPKLTERPLSERLEVIIMFLTREAQRINRNLLVTKEVLTCLMLYNCKANIGQLKSDIQVICAKGYVKYMFKNADEVVIDMEDVSISIKSTVLEGQKNSKQVRNLGIDDLYIDIRNEQKNKDEIKNYVNENEIYHYIEEQFKKLELEGIEEDEIDKVLLEKVENKLGKIIDNKKITKLLNINELKTIVRPEVISITEGILELVRGKYKFINNSFFIALAIHINFTIERVMTGKVLTKSNIHMDKNTMIQEMKIAEKIRLMIERATNLKIPKRETMYIAIYIKKFCSDVFNSEPKVRVIIITHGHVACGIADIVNQLLGVEDALGLEIALDESPEKGLERTIELVQASDEGRGCLLLVDMGSLGMFSSMVEERTGIKTRSLSRVDTLLALEAVRKASIEGANLDNIVEMLQAVKEYNGTFKSEINYKKNIKKKAIVTVCLTGEGSALSIKKYIEKHLEQQISNIEILAMGFINKRDIEDEIVKLSNEYDILAVCGTIRIKVDNIPFIDYESMLNGIGINKLIKLIETENDLNDEMIYGNLNSLVSEELMLLNLDCLSKEEAIDKMAELLEEKGFVNNKFMLNLYKRESMGNVVFNSEVAIPHGLPENVIKPAIVIAKLKKPIQWNQEIMVDIVFMLALKDDNREEIKKLFYLVREKNLVNRIRLSKSSEEIKKMFS, from the coding sequence ATGCAAAGATTAATTGAGCTTATTAATTCTGAGGATAAAAAAAATCCTTATACAGATCAAGAACTTGCGGGATTCTTATCTATTCCAAGACTAAAAGTAATACAAATGAGAAACGAACTAAATATTCCAGACTCTAGAGATAGAAGAAAAGAATTATTGCTGGCTGACTTAAGAGATATATTACAAAAAAATATGAGCTTATCGGAAAGAAAAGTAACGGAGCTAATGGTAAAAAGAGGCTATAATATTTCTCGAAGTATTATAAGCAAAAACATAAAAGAAGTGATTCAGGAATTTAAAGGAGAAAACAGTTGCGTAATAGCTGAAGAAGAAAATATTATTGTATCGGATGAATCAGAAGATAAGAGTGAAGAGGGATTTGAAAAGCTTATTGGATATAGAGGAAGTCTTAAAAATAAAATAGATTTAGCAAAGGCAGCAATACTATATCCGCCAAATGGTCTTCATACATTAATTTATGGTGGGTCAGGAGTAGGAAAAAGTGAATTGGCAGAATGTATGTATGAATTTGCAACATCTAGTGGAGCGAAACCTAAGAATGCACCGTTTATAATCTTCAACTGTGCAGATTATGCAGAAAATCCAAACCTTCTTATTGCTCAATTATTTGGAGTCATTAAAGGGGCATATACAGGAGCCAATGCAGATAAGGAAGGGTTAGTTGAGAGGGCAAATGGAGGTATTTTATTTTTGGATGAAATTCATAGACTTCCATCAGAAGGACAGGAAATATTATTCTATTTAATAGATAAAGGTAAATATAGAAGATTAGGTGAAACAAATGTTGAAAGGGAAGTAAACGTTCTTATATTGGCAGCTACTACAGAAAATCCGGAATCTAACTTACTTTTAACGTTTAGAAGAAGGATACCTATGCTTATTGAATTACCTAAATTAACAGAAAGACCTTTGTCTGAAAGACTTGAAGTTATAATAATGTTTTTAACTAGAGAGGCTCAGAGAATAAATAGAAATCTTTTAGTAACTAAAGAAGTATTAACATGTTTAATGCTATATAATTGTAAGGCAAATATAGGTCAGCTTAAGAGTGATATTCAAGTCATATGTGCAAAAGGTTACGTAAAATACATGTTTAAGAATGCGGATGAAGTAGTTATTGATATGGAAGACGTAAGTATCTCAATTAAAAGTACTGTTTTAGAAGGACAAAAAAATAGTAAGCAAGTTAGGAATCTTGGTATAGATGACTTATATATAGACATAAGAAATGAACAAAAAAATAAGGATGAAATAAAGAATTACGTTAATGAAAATGAAATATATCATTACATAGAAGAACAATTTAAAAAACTTGAGTTAGAGGGAATAGAGGAGGATGAGATAGATAAAGTTCTTTTAGAAAAGGTAGAAAACAAGTTAGGAAAAATAATTGACAATAAAAAAATAACAAAATTATTAAATATAAATGAACTAAAAACTATAGTAAGGCCAGAAGTTATAAGTATAACTGAAGGAATTTTAGAACTAGTAAGAGGAAAATATAAATTTATTAATAACAGCTTTTTTATTGCATTGGCTATTCATATTAATTTTACAATTGAAAGAGTTATGACTGGAAAGGTCTTAACGAAGTCTAATATTCATATGGATAAAAACACTATGATTCAAGAAATGAAAATTGCTGAAAAAATCAGATTAATGATAGAAAGGGCTACTAATTTAAAGATTCCCAAGAGAGAAACAATGTATATTGCTATTTATATAAAGAAGTTTTGCTCGGATGTATTTAATTCAGAACCGAAAGTTAGAGTGATTATTATAACCCACGGGCATGTTGCTTGTGGTATTGCAGACATTGTTAATCAATTGTTAGGTGTAGAAGATGCATTAGGATTAGAAATTGCTTTAGATGAATCTCCAGAGAAAGGATTAGAAAGAACTATTGAACTAGTTCAAGCAAGTGACGAGGGGAGAGGCTGTTTATTACTCGTAGATATGGGATCTTTAGGTATGTTTTCATCAATGGTTGAAGAAAGAACTGGAATCAAAACTAGAAGTCTATCAAGGGTTGATACTTTATTAGCATTGGAAGCAGTTAGAAAGGCTTCAATAGAAGGAGCTAATTTAGATAATATTGTTGAAATGTTACAAGCGGTGAAAGAGTACAATGGTACATTTAAATCAGAAATAAATTATAAGAAAAATATTAAAAAGAAAGCAATAGTAACAGTATGTCTAACTGGAGAGGGGAGCGCATTAAGTATTAAGAAATATATTGAAAAGCACTTAGAACAACAAATTAGTAATATAGAAATACTTGCAATGGGCTTCATAAATAAAAGAGATATAGAAGATGAAATCGTAAAATTATCTAATGAATATGATATTTTAGCAGTATGTGGAACTATAAGAATTAAAGTTGATAATATACCATTTATTGATTATGAAAGTATGTTAAATGGTATTGGAATTAATAAACTAATTAAGCTTATAGAAACTGAAAACGATTTAAATGATGAGATGATTTATGGAAATTTAAACAGCTTAGTCTCAGAAGAATTAATGTTATTAAACCTAGATTGTCTATCTAAAGAAGAAGCCATTGATAAAATGGCAGAATTGCTTGAAGAAAAAGGATTTGTTAATAATAAATTTATGTTGAATTTATATAAAAGAGAATCAATGGGGAATGTAGTATTCAATAGCGAAGTAGCTATACCTCATGGGCTTCCTGAAAATGTAATTAAACCTGCTATTGTTATAGCAAAACTAAAGAAACCAATTCAATGGAATCAAGAAATAATGGTAGATATAGTTTTTATGTTGGCATTAAAAGATGATAACAGAGAAGAAATAAAAAAATTATTTTATTTAGTCAGAGAAAAAAACTTAGTAAATAGAATACGTTTAAGTAAATCATCAGAAGAAATAAAGAAAATGTTTTCATAA